Proteins from a single region of Argopecten irradians isolate NY chromosome 7, Ai_NY, whole genome shotgun sequence:
- the LOC138327493 gene encoding toll-like receptor 13, whose product MTKSLGFLLMVVVSVHNVQRCELKSIVPCPITTCKCSPRSKLVNCTGPDIHYIPVLPIYAKNVFFTKTNFPNITQDFVFNLTLIYVEKLHFVDTLTQVIDPDAFIKLSRLSTLELSGNHQLQPDVIFPVLQLTPRIQAIKLTSNKWKTVPKDMFSRLQNSSMRDISLSSNAIEFIDGTYFSGLRHLKSLDLSNNILSDFNSSGLESTAIFYLNLDSNRFRNVPSFCGSDGNPTCRLSTLYYRQNDLYNLDESSFQCLQFLRTLHLDQTTIRTLRNNSFVKLPKLEQISLLHIGDHLNAIEAFAFNSSSLKTLHFTNNRYRFEKTPWLYSKLFSSLPNLLMLDLTGNFLPSDSRSLRKLLTPMKKLQNLILQNTALKGLPRNVFQQMPGLRHLVLIGNYISGWNDDPEVFGNVSSLRSLYLDGNNIKLINKTSFSENFLKSLDKFCITNNPFSCTCDLKWFLDWMKSSKHTTIVNYPKRYTCRFPPEMNNVLLKDYNPTTEMCLNVNYPLIRNICIAVFVPSTFILIAISVIYKFRFRLNYWLHILGIKRVGYTRIQDDAVYEYDAFVIYSNDNRDFIFGDMVPELEEKGGCRLCIHERDFEVGQYIMDNITKKFKLSKNIILVLSRAFLTSEWCKFELTLTQSKTAQEGPGVLTVILLEELDTTRLPSSVRAILDTVTYTEWSVDKAGQNKVWAKVLTALNTHINHENDN is encoded by the coding sequence ATGACTAAGTCCCTAGGATTTCTCCTCATGGTTGTGGTATCAGTCCACAACGTTCAGCGCTGTGAGCTAAAGTCCATCGTACCATGTCCCATAACGACGTGCAAATGTTCTCCGAGATCCAAGCTAGTCAACTGTACTGGACCTGACATACATTATATTCCTGTGCTACCGATATATGCAAAAAACGTCTTTTTCACAAAAACTAACTTTCCCAATATTACACAAGATTTTGTGTTCAATCTTACTTTAATCTACGTTGAAAAGTTACATTTCGTCGACACACTGACTCAAGTCATAGATCCGGATGCCTTTATCAAGCTTTCCAGATTGTCTACATTAGAACTCAGCGGAAATCATCAGTTACAACCGGATGTCATATTCCCAGTATTACAGCTGACACCGCGAATACAAGCCATAAAACTGACGTCTAACAAATGGAAAACTGTCCCAAAAGATATGTTCTCGAGATTACAAAATTCATCGATGAGGGATATATCACTCAGCAGTAATGCCATTGAGTTTATTGATGGAACCTATTTTTCTGGTTTGCGTCATCTCAAGAGTTTGGATCTATCAAACAATATACTATCAGATTTTAACTCCTCGGGATTAGAATCTACAGCTATCTTCTACCTAAACTTGGACAGTAATCGATTTCGTAATGTCCCATCTTTCTGCGGATCTGATGGGAACCCAACATGTAGACTCAGTACACTGTACTATCGCCAGAACGACCTTTACAATTTAGACGAATCTTCTTTTCAGTGTTTGCAATTTTTACGAACTCTTCATCTTGACCAGACCACTATAAGAACTTTGAGAAATAACTCATTCGTGAAATTACCAAAGTTAGAACAAATCTCTCTTCTTCACATCGGAGATCACTTAAACGCTATTGAAGCATTTGCGTTCAATTCATCCAGTCTAAAGACGCTTCACTTTACCAATAATCGATACAGATTTGAGAAGACGCCGTGGCTTTACAGTAAGCTGTTCTCCTCACTTCCAAATCTTCTGATGCTTGACCTTACAGGGAACTTTCTACCGTCAGATTCCAGATCCCTCAGGAAGCTATTAACACCAATGAAGAAATTACAGAACTTGATATTACAGAACACTGCTCTTAAAGGACTCCCACGTAATGTTTTTCAACAGATGCCTGGCTTACGACATCTGGTACTTATTGGTAATTACATAAGCGGCTGGAATGATGATCCGGAAGTGTTTGGCAATGTCTCGTCACTGCGCAGTTTGTATCTTGACggaaataatataaaactaaTCAACAAAACGTCGTTTTCGGAAAATTTTCTGAAATCTTTAGACAAGTTTTGTATAACAAACAATCCGTTTTCATGCACTTGTGACCTTAAATGGTTCTTAGACTGGATGAAATCCAGCAAGCATACGACCATTGTAAACTACCCAAAGCGGTATACATGCCGCTTTCCTCCAGAAATGAACAATGTTCTGTTGAAGGACTACAACCCTACTACCGAGATgtgtttaaatgttaattacCCTCTTATCAGAAACATTTGTATAGCTGTCTTTGTGCCGTCAACATTCATCCTCATCGCCATATCGGTCATATATAAGTTCCGGTTCCGGTTGAACTACTGGCTACACATCCTTGGTATAAAGAGAGTCGGCTATACACGGATCCAGGATGATGCTGTGTATGAGTACGACGCTTTTGTCATCTACTCTAACGACAACAGGGATTTCATTTTCGGTGACATGGTTCCAGAGCTTGAGGAGAAAGGTGGATGTAGACTCTGTATACACGAAAGAGATTTCGAAGTAGGACAATACATCATGGACAACATTACGAAAAAATTCAAACTCAGCAAGAACATTATTCTTGTATTATCTCGTGCCTTCTTAACCAGTGAGTGGTGTAAGTTTGAACTTACCCTAACTCAGTCAAAGACAGCACAAGAGGGCCCCGGGGTGTTGACTGTAATACTACTAGAGGAACTGGACACGACCAGACTTCCGTCCTCTGTACGGGCGATTCTTGACACTGTCACCTACACTGAGTGGTCAGTAGATAAAGCTGGACAGAACAAAGTATGGGCCAAAGTCTTAACTGCACTGAATACTCACATTAACcatgaaaatgataattaa